From the Desulforamulus hydrothermalis Lam5 = DSM 18033 genome, one window contains:
- the pdxT gene encoding pyridoxal 5'-phosphate synthase glutaminase subunit PdxT, with translation MVIGVLALQGAFIEHQKALAACGVASRQVRKPEQLAGIQGLIIPGGESTTMGKLMHRFALFEPLQELGRQGLPIFGTCAGLIMLAKEIAGSNQPRLGLLDIEVERNAFGRQVESFETGLEVPELGQQPLRAVFIRAPYIKRVADNVQVMATYQDKIVLARQHNCLVAAFHPELTDDLRLHRYFLNMIK, from the coding sequence ATGGTAATAGGCGTTTTAGCACTGCAGGGTGCCTTTATCGAACACCAGAAAGCACTGGCTGCCTGTGGGGTAGCAAGCAGGCAGGTGCGTAAACCGGAGCAGTTGGCGGGTATTCAGGGGTTAATTATCCCCGGCGGTGAAAGCACCACCATGGGCAAATTAATGCACCGGTTTGCCTTGTTTGAACCCCTGCAGGAATTGGGGCGGCAGGGCCTGCCTATTTTTGGCACCTGTGCCGGTTTGATTATGCTGGCCAAAGAAATTGCCGGGTCAAACCAGCCTCGCTTGGGCTTGCTGGATATCGAGGTGGAGCGAAATGCCTTTGGCCGGCAGGTAGAAAGTTTTGAAACCGGCCTTGAAGTGCCTGAGCTGGGACAACAACCCCTGCGGGCTGTCTTTATCCGAGCTCCCTACATCAAAAGGGTGGCGGACAATGTACAGGTAATGGCAACCTATCAAGATAAAATTGTGCTGGCCCGCCAGCATAATTGCCTGGTTGCGGCCTTTCACCCGGAATTGACGGACGATCTGAGGCTGCACCGTTACTTCTTAAACATGATTAAGTAA
- a CDS encoding pyridoxal-phosphate-dependent aminotransferase family protein, translating to MMQDKKYLLIPGPTPIPPRVAEAMSRPVIGHRSAEFQAVMERVTGKLQQVFQTKNHVFIQGSSGTGALEAAVANLVNPGDKVLALSCGKFGERFAELARIYGGEVDFVDFGWGYDIDLNVVKKKLDADPAIKVVLATQNETSTGVQNDIEGLGKLVAEYNAVLAVDAVSGLAAIDLRTDEWHVDVVVSGSQKAFMLPPGLAFISVSDKAWQKIEQNTSPKYYFDLLKARKSIAKWNTAYTTPVTMVFGLEAALDMILEEGLDNVFARHKLLAKATRAAIQGLGLELLAPDECASQAVTAVQSPMVVDADTLRKVLLRDYGVTFAGGQDKMKGKIFRIAHMGYADKMDVIIAIAALEMALGKCGYKAELGAGVREAQMVFVGGEHA from the coding sequence ATCATGCAAGACAAAAAGTATCTCTTAATTCCGGGACCGACACCAATTCCCCCCCGGGTGGCAGAGGCCATGTCGCGGCCTGTTATCGGGCACCGCAGCGCTGAGTTTCAGGCTGTGATGGAACGAGTAACAGGCAAACTGCAGCAGGTGTTTCAAACCAAAAACCACGTCTTTATTCAGGGCAGTTCCGGCACCGGTGCTTTGGAAGCAGCTGTGGCCAACCTGGTTAATCCCGGGGATAAAGTGCTGGCCCTGTCCTGCGGCAAGTTTGGCGAACGTTTTGCGGAACTGGCCAGAATTTACGGCGGCGAAGTAGATTTTGTGGATTTTGGCTGGGGTTATGATATTGACCTGAATGTGGTGAAAAAGAAATTAGATGCCGACCCAGCGATAAAAGTGGTGCTGGCTACCCAGAACGAAACTTCCACCGGCGTGCAAAACGATATTGAAGGTTTAGGCAAGCTGGTGGCCGAGTATAATGCGGTGCTGGCGGTAGATGCTGTCAGCGGACTGGCTGCCATCGACCTGCGGACGGACGAGTGGCATGTGGATGTGGTGGTCAGCGGTTCGCAAAAAGCATTTATGCTGCCCCCGGGGCTGGCTTTTATCAGTGTCAGCGATAAAGCCTGGCAAAAAATTGAGCAAAATACATCTCCCAAGTATTATTTTGATTTACTGAAAGCCCGCAAATCCATTGCTAAATGGAATACTGCCTATACCACGCCGGTTACCATGGTTTTTGGCCTGGAAGCAGCCCTGGATATGATTTTGGAAGAAGGTCTGGATAACGTGTTTGCCCGTCATAAGCTGTTGGCTAAAGCTACCCGGGCTGCCATCCAGGGTTTGGGACTGGAGCTGCTGGCGCCGGACGAATGTGCCTCCCAGGCTGTTACCGCCGTACAATCACCCATGGTGGTAGATGCCGATACCTTGCGTAAGGTACTGCTGCGGGATTACGGCGTTACTTTTGCCGGCGGCCAGGACAAAATGAAAGGCAAGATTTTCCGCATTGCTCATATGGGTTATGCCGATAAAATGGACGTTATTATTGCCATTGCTGCCCTGGAAATGGCTTTAGGCAAATGCGGCTATAAAGCTGAACTGGGTGCCGGTGTCAGAGAAGCGCAAATGGTATTTGTAGGAGGCGAGCACGCATGA
- the serA gene encoding phosphoglycerate dehydrogenase, whose translation MMKVLVMDGVAEQGLVPLRRQPDIEVVIGEKMTEDQLVEVIGQYDALIVRSATKVTARVIEAANKLKVIGRAGVGVDNIDRNAATNKGIVVVNAPDGNTIAAAEHTMAMMLALARKVPAACGKLKNGCWDKKAFLGVELRGKTLGIIGLGRIGSAVAKRAQAMEMHIIAYDPYIAEEHARKMAVEIVTLQELFKRADFITVHMPKTKETYHMINKEAFEQMKDGVRIINCARGGIIDEAALYEYMVNGKVAGAALDVFETEPCTDSPLLQLENFIATPHLGASTQEAQINVAVDVAEEIVAALRGELVKNAVNMPSMSPKLLAKIRPFLDLAEKLGTFQAQMLNGRLQKVEVIYSGELAKYDVNPITTILLKGLLDPILQENVNFVNATLVARNRGITVVQTTKENGEDYHNLITVHVYTDKGRRLLAGTMFQGNDPRIVNIDGFRINAATGGHMLVVPHIDKPGIVGKVGTIVGDKNINIGGMQVGRVELGGKAIMVMMVDNIVPQDALDEMARIDGVLEVKMVSL comes from the coding sequence ATGATGAAAGTATTAGTAATGGACGGTGTGGCAGAACAGGGTTTGGTGCCTTTACGCCGGCAACCTGATATTGAAGTGGTAATTGGCGAAAAAATGACTGAAGACCAACTGGTGGAAGTAATTGGCCAGTATGACGCCTTAATTGTCCGCAGCGCCACCAAGGTAACTGCCCGGGTGATAGAAGCAGCCAATAAATTAAAAGTGATTGGCCGGGCCGGCGTAGGGGTTGACAACATCGACCGCAACGCTGCCACCAACAAAGGTATTGTGGTGGTTAACGCCCCGGATGGCAACACCATTGCCGCAGCCGAACATACCATGGCCATGATGCTGGCCCTGGCCCGCAAAGTACCGGCTGCCTGCGGCAAGCTGAAAAACGGCTGCTGGGATAAAAAAGCCTTCCTGGGTGTTGAGTTGCGAGGGAAAACCCTGGGTATTATCGGTCTTGGCCGCATAGGTTCGGCGGTGGCCAAGCGGGCCCAGGCGATGGAAATGCACATTATTGCTTATGATCCCTATATTGCGGAAGAACACGCCAGAAAAATGGCGGTGGAAATAGTCACCCTGCAAGAACTGTTTAAACGGGCAGATTTTATTACGGTGCATATGCCCAAAACCAAAGAAACCTATCATATGATTAATAAAGAAGCCTTTGAACAGATGAAAGACGGGGTGCGCATTATTAACTGCGCCCGGGGCGGTATTATTGATGAAGCTGCCCTGTACGAATATATGGTTAACGGCAAAGTGGCGGGAGCAGCGCTGGACGTTTTTGAAACCGAGCCCTGCACCGACAGCCCGTTACTGCAGCTGGAAAACTTTATTGCCACCCCGCACCTGGGCGCCTCTACCCAGGAAGCCCAGATAAATGTGGCGGTGGATGTGGCGGAAGAAATTGTTGCAGCCTTGCGGGGTGAATTGGTGAAAAATGCCGTCAACATGCCTTCCATGAGCCCCAAGCTGCTGGCTAAAATCCGCCCCTTCCTTGACCTGGCAGAAAAACTTGGTACCTTCCAGGCGCAAATGCTGAACGGCCGGCTTCAAAAGGTAGAGGTTATTTACAGCGGCGAGTTAGCTAAATATGATGTTAATCCTATCACGACCATTTTATTGAAGGGATTGCTGGATCCCATCCTGCAAGAAAACGTTAACTTTGTTAACGCCACCCTGGTGGCTCGCAACCGTGGTATTACGGTTGTGCAAACCACCAAGGAGAACGGAGAAGACTATCATAATCTGATTACCGTTCATGTTTATACCGACAAAGGCCGGCGGCTGCTGGCAGGCACCATGTTCCAGGGCAACGACCCCAGGATTGTCAATATTGACGGCTTCCGCATCAACGCTGCCACCGGCGGCCACATGCTGGTGGTGCCCCATATTGACAAACCCGGCATTGTCGGCAAGGTGGGTACCATTGTGGGCGATAAAAACATCAACATCGGCGGTATGCAGGTGGGACGTGTGGAACTGGGCGGCAAAGCCATTATGGTGATGATGGTGGACAACATTGTGCCCCAGGATGCCCTGGATGAAATGGCCCGTATCGACGGTGTATTGGAAGTAAAAATGGTCAGCTTGTAA
- the serS gene encoding serine--tRNA ligase yields the protein MLDIKLVRSNPELVLEGLRKRGSDISLDEFLQLDARRREKLVVVEQLKNTRNVVSQEIGKLKKAGQDAAAKQQEMRQVSQQIKDLDDEIRTLEERLQEILLSIPNIPHESVPEGKDDQDNQEVRRWGKPRQFEFAPKAHWDLGEALDIIDFERGGKVTGARFAFYKGLGARLERALINFMLDLHTREHGYTEVFPPFIVNADSMVGTGQLPKFAEDMFKLEGLNYYLIPTAEVPVTNLYREEILPADKLPIYHCAYSACFRAEAGAAGRDTRGLIRQHQFNKVELVKFCKPEESFDELERLTANAEKVLQALGLPYRVVLLCTGDMGFSSAKTYDIEVWLPSYNAYKEISSCSNFLDFQARRANIKYRPAPKAKPEFVHTLNGSGIAVGRALSAILENYQEADGSITVPPVLVPYMGGIEKISL from the coding sequence ATGTTAGATATTAAATTAGTCCGCAGCAATCCCGAACTGGTACTGGAAGGTCTGAGAAAACGGGGCTCAGACATATCTTTGGATGAATTTTTACAACTGGACGCCCGGCGCCGGGAAAAGCTGGTGGTGGTCGAACAGTTAAAAAACACCCGTAACGTGGTTTCACAAGAGATTGGCAAACTGAAAAAAGCAGGCCAGGATGCTGCAGCCAAACAGCAAGAAATGCGCCAGGTATCCCAACAGATAAAGGATTTGGATGACGAAATAAGAACGCTGGAGGAAAGGCTGCAGGAAATCCTGCTGTCAATTCCCAACATCCCGCATGAATCTGTGCCGGAAGGCAAAGATGACCAGGATAACCAGGAAGTACGCCGCTGGGGCAAACCCCGGCAGTTTGAGTTTGCTCCCAAAGCCCATTGGGATTTGGGCGAAGCTCTGGATATTATTGATTTTGAACGGGGCGGCAAGGTAACCGGCGCCAGGTTTGCATTTTATAAAGGGTTGGGAGCCCGCCTGGAACGTGCCTTAATTAACTTTATGCTGGATTTACATACCCGGGAGCACGGCTACACTGAAGTTTTTCCGCCTTTTATCGTCAATGCCGACAGCATGGTGGGCACCGGTCAGTTGCCTAAATTTGCGGAAGATATGTTTAAGCTGGAAGGTTTAAACTATTACCTGATTCCCACCGCCGAGGTACCGGTAACCAACCTGTACCGGGAAGAAATCCTGCCGGCCGACAAGCTGCCCATCTATCACTGCGCCTACAGCGCCTGTTTCCGGGCGGAAGCCGGGGCAGCCGGCCGGGACACCCGCGGTTTGATCCGCCAGCACCAGTTTAACAAAGTAGAACTGGTAAAATTCTGCAAACCGGAAGAATCCTTTGATGAACTGGAGCGCTTAACAGCCAATGCAGAAAAGGTATTGCAAGCACTGGGCCTGCCTTACCGGGTGGTGCTGCTGTGTACCGGCGATATGGGCTTTTCTTCCGCCAAAACCTATGATATAGAAGTATGGTTGCCCAGTTATAATGCTTACAAAGAAATATCCTCCTGCAGCAACTTCCTTGACTTCCAGGCCAGGCGGGCCAACATTAAGTACCGTCCGGCACCTAAAGCCAAACCGGAATTTGTGCACACCTTAAACGGTTCCGGTATTGCTGTAGGACGGGCCTTATCGGCCATCCTGGAAAACTACCAGGAAGCAGACGGCAGCATCACCGTGCCGCCGGTGTTGGTGCCATATATGGGCGGCATTGAGAAGATTAGCCTGTAA
- the tadA gene encoding tRNA adenosine(34) deaminase TadA, translated as MTHADYMQEALAEARQAAAKGEVPIGAVVVVNGLIVGRGHDLRESLCDASAHAEILAMRQAAGRLGDWRLNNATLYVTVEPCAMCAGAITQFRVQRLVYGAPNAKFGSVDSVLNILQQPRFNHRVEVIAGILEDECRAILQQFFRTLRNK; from the coding sequence TTGACACATGCTGACTACATGCAGGAAGCGCTGGCAGAGGCCAGGCAGGCGGCTGCCAAGGGCGAGGTGCCTATTGGTGCTGTGGTGGTGGTAAACGGGCTAATTGTCGGACGGGGCCATGATTTGCGGGAAAGCCTGTGCGATGCCTCTGCCCATGCCGAAATACTGGCCATGCGGCAAGCGGCCGGGCGGTTAGGCGATTGGCGCTTAAACAATGCCACCCTCTACGTTACAGTGGAACCCTGTGCCATGTGTGCCGGTGCCATCACGCAATTTCGGGTGCAGCGATTAGTTTATGGCGCCCCCAATGCTAAGTTTGGTTCGGTTGATTCGGTGCTTAATATCCTGCAGCAGCCGCGCTTTAACCACCGGGTTGAGGTAATTGCCGGCATCCTGGAGGATGAGTGCCGTGCCATCCTGCAGCAGTTTTTTCGCACATTAAGAAATAAGTAA
- a CDS encoding type II toxin-antitoxin system Phd/YefM family antitoxin, with translation MNINTDCIVSISDANQNFSRIARLVDEKKKVIVMKNNKPRYLIIDFDDYEAQRAEEMKLDKIADNILEKNLNAFKRLAE, from the coding sequence ATGAATATAAACACAGACTGCATAGTAAGTATTTCGGATGCTAACCAGAACTTCTCTAGAATTGCTCGTCTTGTTGACGAAAAGAAAAAAGTTATTGTAATGAAGAACAATAAACCGCGGTATCTTATTATTGATTTTGACGATTATGAAGCCCAGCGGGCAGAAGAAATGAAGCTTGATAAAATAGCCGATAACATTTTAGAAAAGAACCTCAATGCCTTTAAGAGGTTGGCAGAATGA
- the istA gene encoding IS21 family transposase: MLRSGIVISLHTMRAEGKSIREIARLTGHSRNTVRRYLRGEFSPEKGTRKSRGSKLDPYKPFLQERLQEGIYNCEVLFDLLREKGYTGGRTILKDYVKDFRPPKQVPAVLRYETKPGEYAQVDWGLCDYVDLDGTVRKVPVFVMVLGYSRSTYIEFTKRCDIHSFLRCLIHAFEYFGGIPKVMLTDQMKTVVLGMGDDRKPRWHPLFADFAAAIGLVPKVCKVRRPETKGKVERGVQYVKNNFLPGKRFVDLQDLNQQALHWCERINRRIHGTTGERPIDRLREENLSPIPSAERWEKYLHEPRQVSRDGFVSYDGVRYGVPWRYSGREGTVREVNGWVEIWADGTCIARHQKVYRSRATVFCENQYAGLTTAQGYAYPRPQARQISSQQVEVRSLDVYEQLTGVGA; this comes from the coding sequence ATGCTAAGGAGTGGGATAGTGATATCGTTACATACCATGAGGGCAGAAGGCAAGAGTATTCGTGAAATTGCCCGTCTAACGGGGCATTCTCGAAATACAGTTCGCCGATATCTCCGGGGTGAATTCTCCCCCGAAAAGGGAACCCGTAAATCTCGTGGTTCCAAGCTTGATCCGTATAAACCGTTCCTGCAGGAACGTCTTCAAGAAGGTATCTATAACTGCGAGGTTTTATTCGATCTTCTACGAGAAAAGGGGTATACCGGGGGACGTACCATCTTGAAAGACTATGTGAAGGACTTCCGTCCTCCCAAACAAGTTCCCGCTGTTCTTCGTTACGAGACGAAACCTGGTGAATATGCACAGGTCGACTGGGGACTGTGTGATTACGTAGATTTGGACGGTACAGTCCGAAAAGTGCCGGTATTTGTCATGGTATTGGGGTACTCTCGTTCCACCTATATAGAGTTCACTAAGCGTTGTGACATTCACAGCTTTCTTCGTTGCTTGATTCATGCTTTTGAATATTTTGGGGGCATCCCAAAGGTAATGCTGACCGACCAGATGAAAACCGTCGTACTGGGCATGGGAGATGATCGAAAACCTCGCTGGCATCCGCTTTTTGCCGACTTTGCTGCAGCGATTGGGCTTGTTCCAAAAGTATGCAAAGTTCGACGCCCCGAAACAAAGGGAAAAGTGGAACGAGGCGTTCAATACGTAAAAAACAACTTTCTTCCTGGCAAACGCTTCGTTGATTTACAGGATCTCAATCAACAAGCCCTACACTGGTGCGAGCGGATTAACCGCCGTATTCATGGAACAACCGGCGAACGTCCCATCGACCGACTCCGTGAGGAAAATCTGTCGCCTATCCCTTCAGCTGAACGATGGGAAAAATACTTGCATGAACCAAGACAGGTCAGCCGAGACGGATTTGTTAGCTACGATGGTGTACGATATGGGGTTCCATGGAGGTACAGTGGACGTGAGGGTACCGTGCGAGAAGTGAATGGGTGGGTGGAAATCTGGGCCGACGGCACATGTATTGCTCGACACCAAAAGGTCTATCGATCCCGTGCAACTGTTTTTTGTGAAAACCAGTATGCAGGTCTTACGACTGCTCAAG